In the Calditrichota bacterium genome, GACTCGAAAAATTTGCAATATCGTTTCAATCAGGCGCTTTTGAATTTGAAAAAAGGAATGACAAGTCTCGCCGAACATCAATTCAAAAAAATTCTCGAAAAAGATCCTGACAATTATCAGTGTTATCTTCATCTTGCTTCCATAAAAGAAAATGAACTTCTGCACTACCAGAACATGGTCAGCATTGATCCCGGCAGCGATGGCGTTATTTTTTTTCAAGAATTTGCTGATAAACTACTGGATCAGACTGCGGAATATTATCGCAAAGCAATTTCTCTGCGGCCTCAGGAAACTGAACCTTATTATCGGCTATCGCTCATTTTTTATGAATTTGACCGATTGAAAGAAATGATTCAATTATTGGAGAGCGCGGTTAAAATCAATCCCCGCGACAAAAATTGCCATCTTTTTCTGGGCTTTGGCTATCATGGTTTGAGGGAATACGAGCTTGCGAATTCGGAATATGAAAAGGCGAAAAAATTAATGAGTCCGGAAGAGTGGGCAGTGATGGAGTCAATTGAGCCAATTTTATCGGACAGCAAGAAGGTTGAATTTCTCGCCATGGGACCGCGGAAAAAGCATGATTTTGTTAACAATTTTTGGCGAAAAAATGAACCATTTTATCTGTCAAAAATAAACGAGCGAAAATTGGAGCATTACAGCCGGGTGGCTTATGCGAATTTGCGCTTTTCCGATCCCAGGAAAAATATCGAAGGCTGGCAAACCGACATGGGCAAAGTTTACATCCGCTACGGCAAGCCCAAATATCGTTTTCGCACGCGGCCTTATCTCGGCGCTCACTCGCCTGGCACGAGGAATCCGTTGGTGCATTCGCGGGAAATCTGGATTTATCCTGATTTCAGATTCAAATTTGAAGATGAGTATCTTTCCGGCGCTTACACTTTTGCCCGGGATTATTCACCCGAATTTGATTACAAGCTGATTTATGAAAACATGACTAAAGAAAAGCCGCAATATTATCAAATGTTCCCTGATTCGATGACTTTCACGCCGCCGCTTGATATTGTCCGATTTTTTGACGTGAGGAAAATGCCTGATCCGGAATTTTGTTTTGGCATCCCGCTCGACTCGATTCGTTATCAGGGCGTCCTGCCAATCGGCAAAAATCTGAAATCAGGGCTTTTTATTTTTGATGAAAATTGGAAAAAAGTACTTGAGAAAAAACAGAACTTCCGGCTTGTCAAGGAAAATTTCGTTGATATCGGGAAACAACTATTTTTCACTTCGCACACGGGCGCGCCGCTCAAGCCTGGGAATTATCATTACGCGCTGGAATTTGA is a window encoding:
- a CDS encoding GWxTD domain-containing protein, producing the protein MFARTIIFFIIAARLSFWPINLLGNDNKDEAEKLFQQALVSLQKKDTTQAVIYLKGATRKNYKLAKAHNQLALIYMNAGTVYGRFKATFEIEKAIRCDSKNLQYRFNQALLNLKKGMTSLAEHQFKKILEKDPDNYQCYLHLASIKENELLHYQNMVSIDPGSDGVIFFQEFADKLLDQTAEYYRKAISLRPQETEPYYRLSLIFYEFDRLKEMIQLLESAVKINPRDKNCHLFLGFGYHGLREYELANSEYEKAKKLMSPEEWAVMESIEPILSDSKKVEFLAMGPRKKHDFVNNFWRKNEPFYLSKINERKLEHYSRVAYANLRFSDPRKNIEGWQTDMGKVYIRYGKPKYRFRTRPYLGAHSPGTRNPLVHSREIWIYPDFRFKFEDEYLSGAYTFARDYSPEFDYKLIYENMTKEKPQYYQMFPDSMTFTPPLDIVRFFDVRKMPDPEFCFGIPLDSIRYQGVLPIGKNLKSGLFIFDENWKKVLEKKQNFRLVKENFVDIGKQLFFTSHTGAPLKPGNYHYALEFEDDFSGKRAKIHADLVADSVATKHVKMSQILVAKKIDPRIYVSAQTRSDFDIFPNPTHKFTKGEPVAVYFEIYQLASGNDGKCRYRIEYRVGEDISSASIFVRALMRLGVKKNPGTVTTSYEYSSNKSRVVHYQYLTLSQKSAARQKLTITVTDLVSGKKDSQSISLEIPEKEKQ